The region GTTCGGTTAATCCCTGGGTTTCCGGGCGTGGCGGCACCGGATACATTTCAGCGGTATCAATCAGGTTGATGCCACTGCTAATCGCGTAATCGAGTTGCGCGTGGGCGTCGGCTTCGCTGTTTTGCTCACCAAACGTCATGGTTCCTAACCCCAGTTGGCTGACTTCCAGCGTACTGTGGGGGATGCGGTGATAATGCATTGCCGGCTTCCTTTTTTCATTATGAAAGGGAATGTTGTGTCCTCTGGGACTATATCCTGTGAAGCGGCGCGGAAGGAAGGGGGGAAAGTTCGGGAAATCGCCTGCACTGGGGAAAAAATCGTGCAGGCAATCGAATTTGGCACTTAACGCTCAATGATGGTGGAGACCTCGTCACCATTGATCTGCATCACATGACCTTGATCGTCAGTGTACTGCACCAAACCTGTCTCTTTATCGATGGACGGTTTGCCATCAGTCTTAATCATACGGCCATCTTTGGTCGCCATCACGTAATCACTGCTGCAACCACTCAACGTCAGCGCGACCAGCATAATACCCACGACACTCACCAACCCTTTCATTCTTATCTCCCTCAACCTACTTCAACTGCAAAAGTGTAGTAATAAATGCTTTCGCTGGCTGACGTAATCGCATCATTCCTAAAATTAAAGGGCGAGATGCGCTCGCCCTTGACATCGTTAAGCCGCGCTTTTCTTGCTGCGCATCAGGTTCAGGCACTCCACGGCCATGGAGAAGAACATGGCAAAATAAATGTAACCTTTTGGTACATGGATGCCGAAACTCTCCAGAATCAGGGTAAAGCCGACCAGAATCAGGAATGCCAGCGCCAGCATTTTCACCGATGGATGACGCTCAACAAATTCACCAATGGCGCGTGCGGCAAACATCATCATCAACACGGCAATGACCACGGCAGCCATCATGATGAACAGATGATCGGACAAGCCGACAGCGGTGATCACCGAATCGAGGCTGAAAATAATGTCCAGCAACATGATCTGTACGATTGCGCCGAAGAAGGAGTGGACGTTGGTTTTGTGTTCACCTTCGGCGCCTTCAATGGTTTCATGAATCTCCATACTGGATTTCCACAGCAGGAACAGACCACCAAACAGCAGGATCAGGTCGCGCGCCGAGAAGCTGTGATCCATCAGGGTAAACAGCGGATTGGTGAGGCGGACTACCCAGGCGATGGACGCCAGCAAGCCCAGTCGCATCAGCATGGCGCCCATTAAACCGAGGCGGCGAGCTTTGTTTTGTTGGTGTTTCGGCAACTTAGCGACAACCAGCGACAGGAAGATAATGTTGTCGATACCCAAAACCACTTCCAGAATGGTCAATGTTCCCAGTGCCAGCCAGGCATTGGGATCAGCAATCCAGTCAAACATGAATCATTCAATCCTAAACGAAAATTAAACGGCGATTATACGCACCCGATACGCCTGACTTACAGTAGAAAATGGCGTGCCAGCAGCGGTCCGGTGAAGCTTTTCTTGAGATAAAAACCGCGCGGTAGCGTCATTATAGGTTCTCCACGCTCACCGATGGCTTCCGTCAGCGCTTTGCTGTTGGCCGCTTTCGGGCGGATCTGCAGCCAGGCGCCGTGACGGGCGGTAATGCGTTCCACCTGGCCCAGCACGATCATATCCATCAACTCTTCCCAGTCTTCACGCAACTGCTGATCTTCTTCCTCGCTCGGTTGCCATAACAGCGGCGATCCCACACGACGATCCGCGAGGGGCAAAGCACGGTCGCCCTCAATCGGGATCCATAACACCCGCGCCAGCTTGTGGCGCACATGGCTGGTCTCCCAGGTTACGCCGCTGTTGCCAGTCAGGGGCGCAACGCAGACAAAGGTGGTTTCCAGCGGTTTGCCCAGCGCATCCACGGGGATGGTCTTGAGTTCTATACCGAGATGGGCGAAATCCTGCTCCGCTTTGCTACCCGCGCTGGCACCCAGGTGCTGCTCAATCAGCATGCCAACCCAGCCTTTATCCCGCCGCAAATCAGCCGGCACAGGTAAACTCAGCTGTGCTGCCAGTGCTGCAAACGTCTGGCCTGCCAGTTGTTGTGCGCGCTGCAGTAATTCAGCTTCATCTTGTGGTGGCGTCGGCAATAAAACGGGGGAATTCATGGCAAAACTCATATTGGTTAAAGGATGTACAGCGCTGGCGGGTGTGAGTTTTCCACATGTGCGCAGCGTGAATAACCGTGATAATAGCATGATTAAGCGTGCTTTTTTATTTGCATTGCCGGACGACAGTGAATGCTATGGCAAGGTTATCCCAGTTTGTTATCGACAATGAACAGGATCTCCAGCCTACTTATCCACAGAAAGGTGGGATAACCCCCCTTGCTGAGCACCCCTATTTCCATTTACAGCCTTGACTTTAACGATTTGAACGCTTTTTTTCCTTTCTTTGACCAGGTTTAGGGCATTCTCTGTGGATAAAAGCGACGCTGGTGGATCTTTGAGCAGCGAATGGAACCTGAGGTTAATTAGAAAGTGATCCGCGTTGAAACAGCACTGTCATTTTTTCCTATCACTATGATTAATGGTGTTTTTAGTGCTATCCTTTGTCTGCCTTATGAGAATTTTCCGAAGTGGTTATTCAACTCATTCCCGTGTTCTGCACAAAGCTATCCACAGAAAAGGTGAATAAGATCGCCCTGAAAACCACTCTGCTGTTTATAACTTGGCTAAACTCTGAGAGTTATCCTGTTTTTATACTGCTATCACCCCGGATATCCAGTGGTTTACCGCCTGTAAGGAGTGTGAAACAATCAGGCTATTCAAATTTAGCTTTGAGGTAGTCCAGTGATCGATGATGATGGCTACCGCCCGAATGTTGGTATCGTAATCTGTAACAGGCAAGGACAAGTGTTATGGGCCAGGCGCTTTGGACAGCACTCCTGGCAATTTCCTCAGGGAGGCATCAATCCGGGTGAAACCGCTGAACAGGCGATGTATCGCGAACTGTTCGAAGAGGTGGGTTTACACCGCAAAGATGTTCGAATACTTGCTTCAACCCGTAACTGGTTACGTTACAAGTTGCCAAAACGTTTGGTGCGTTGGGACACAAAGCCGGTGTGTATCGGCCAGAAACAAAAGTGGTTTCTTCTGCAGTTGATGTGTAGTGACGCGGAAATCAATGTGCAACACAGCAGCACACCTGAGTTTGATGGTTGGCGCTGGGTCAGCTTTTGGTATCCGGTGCGTCAGGTCGTCTCTTTCAAGCGCGATGTCTATCGCCGCGTGATGAAAGAATTCGCTGGCGTGGTGATGTCTATGCAGGAGAGTGCGGGGCAGCGTAACAACAATGCCGCTCATCGACGTAAAAGAGGATAGGCCACGCCCTTTATGCTCACTCAGTTGCGCGAAATAGTAGAGAAAGTGGCGAGTGCTCCGCGTCTGAATGAAGCACTCGACATTCTGGTAAACGAAATTTGCCTTGCGATGGAAACCGAGGTCTGCTCGGTTTATCTCGCAGATCACGATCGTCGTTGCTACTACCTGATGGCGACGCGCGGGCTGAAAAAGCCGCGCGGTCGCACTGTCACGCTGGCGTTTGATGAAGGGATTGTCGGGCTCGTCGGACGTTTAGCCGAGCCGATCAACCTTGCCGACGCGCAAAGCCATCCCAGCTTTAAATACATTCCCTCGGTCAAAGAAGAGCGCTATCGCTCCTTCCTCGGCGTGCCGATCATCAGCCGCCGCCAACTGCTTGGCGTGCTGGTGGTACAACAGCGCGAACATCGTCAGTTCGACGAGAGCGAAGAATCATTCCTGGTGACGCTGGCCACGCAAATGGCGGGCTTGTTGTCGCAATCGCAACTTGGCCAGCTGTTTGGTCAGTTCCGTCAGACGCGGGTGAAAGCGATTGCAGCCGCGCCTGGCGTGGCGGTCGCCCCCGGTTGGGTTGATGAAACTCAGCCGTTGCTGGATCAGGTCTCTGCAGCCTCGACGCTGGATGTGCAGCGTGAACGCGAGCGTCTGGTGCTGGCGATGGGCGAGGCCGGCAATGAATTTCGCCGCTTCAGCAAACGCTTTACTGCCAGTGTGCAAAAAGAGAGTGCGGCGATCTTCGATCTCTACTCGCATCTGTTAACCGATGCCCGTTTGAAAAAAGATCTGTTTGCCGAGATCGATCGCGGATCGGTTGCCGAGTGGGCGGTCAAAACGGTGATCGAGAAGTTCGCTGAACAGTTTGCCAGCCTGCAAGATCAATATTTACGTGAGCGCGCGGGTGATTTGCGCGTGCTCGGGCAACGTCTGCTGTTTCACCTCGACGATACGCTGGTGGGGACGAATGCCTGGCCTGAACGCTTCGTGCTGGTGGCGGATGAACTCACCGCGACCACGCTGGCAGAGCTGCCACCGGAGCGTTTAGCCGGTGTGGTGGTACGCGACGGTGCGGCCAATTCCCATGCGGCCATTCTAACGCGCGCGATGGGCATTCCCACCGTCATGGGTGCGGATATCATCCCTGCACAGCTCAACAAACGCCTGCTGATTGTCGATGGCTACCGCGGCGAGTTGTTAATCGATCCTGAACCCGTGTTGGTGCAGGAGTATCAGCGTTTGATCAGCGAAGAAAACGCGCTGAGCAAAATGGCTGAAGGTGTGGTGGAGCAACCCGGCGAGCTGAAAAGCGGCGAACGGGTGCAGGTGATGCTGAACGCGGGCCTGAGCCCTGAGCATGAACAGAAGCTGGATAACTGGGTGGATGGCATCGGCCTGTACCGCACAGAGATTCCGTTTATGCTGCACAACGGGTTTCCGTCGGAAGAGGAGCAGGTCGCGCAATATCAAGGCATGCTGCAACTGTTCTACGATAAGCCGGTGACGCTGCGTACGCTGGATGTCGGCGCGGATAAACAGCTGCCTTACATGCCGATCAGTGAAGAGAATCCTTGCCTCGGCTGGCGTGGCATTCGTTTGACGCTCGACCAGCCAGAAATCTTCCTGGTGCAGGTGCGCGCCATGCTGCGTGCGAACGTGGCATCAGGCAATCTCAGCATTCTGCTGCCGATGATCAGCCATATCGATGAGATCGACGATGCGCGTCGTCTGATCGATCGTGCCGGTCGTGAAGTGGAAGAGATGCTGGGTTATGTGATCCCGAAGCCGCGTATTGGCGTGATGATCGAAGTGCCTTCCATGCTATTTATGATCCCGCATCTGGCGGATCGTGTGGACTTTATCTCCGTTGGCACCAACGATCTGACGCAGTATTTGCTGGCGGTGGATCGCAACAATACCCGGGTGGCGAATCTCTACGATCCTCTGCATCCGGCGATGCTGCGCGCGCTGCAAAGCATTGCCCATGAAGCCCGCCAGGCCAAACTGGAACTCTGCCTGTGTGGTGAAATGGCGGGTGATCCAATGTGCGTGGCGCTGCTGGTGGGCATGGGTTATCACCATCTCAGCATGAACGGCAAAAACATTCCGCGCGTGAAGTATCTGTTGCGTCACCTCGATCACGAGGAAACGC is a window of Pantoea rwandensis DNA encoding:
- a CDS encoding YgdI/YgdR family lipoprotein; translation: MKGLVSVVGIMLVALTLSGCSSDYVMATKDGRMIKTDGKPSIDKETGLVQYTDDQGHVMQINGDEVSTIIER
- a CDS encoding TerC family protein; this translates as MFDWIADPNAWLALGTLTILEVVLGIDNIIFLSLVVAKLPKHQQNKARRLGLMGAMLMRLGLLASIAWVVRLTNPLFTLMDHSFSARDLILLFGGLFLLWKSSMEIHETIEGAEGEHKTNVHSFFGAIVQIMLLDIIFSLDSVITAVGLSDHLFIMMAAVVIAVLMMMFAARAIGEFVERHPSVKMLALAFLILVGFTLILESFGIHVPKGYIYFAMFFSMAVECLNLMRSKKSAA
- the mutH gene encoding DNA mismatch repair endonuclease MutH, coding for MNSPVLLPTPPQDEAELLQRAQQLAGQTFAALAAQLSLPVPADLRRDKGWVGMLIEQHLGASAGSKAEQDFAHLGIELKTIPVDALGKPLETTFVCVAPLTGNSGVTWETSHVRHKLARVLWIPIEGDRALPLADRRVGSPLLWQPSEEEDQQLREDWEELMDMIVLGQVERITARHGAWLQIRPKAANSKALTEAIGERGEPIMTLPRGFYLKKSFTGPLLARHFLL
- the rppH gene encoding RNA pyrophosphohydrolase, translating into MIDDDGYRPNVGIVICNRQGQVLWARRFGQHSWQFPQGGINPGETAEQAMYRELFEEVGLHRKDVRILASTRNWLRYKLPKRLVRWDTKPVCIGQKQKWFLLQLMCSDAEINVQHSSTPEFDGWRWVSFWYPVRQVVSFKRDVYRRVMKEFAGVVMSMQESAGQRNNNAAHRRKRG
- the ptsP gene encoding phosphoenolpyruvate--protein phosphotransferase, yielding MLTQLREIVEKVASAPRLNEALDILVNEICLAMETEVCSVYLADHDRRCYYLMATRGLKKPRGRTVTLAFDEGIVGLVGRLAEPINLADAQSHPSFKYIPSVKEERYRSFLGVPIISRRQLLGVLVVQQREHRQFDESEESFLVTLATQMAGLLSQSQLGQLFGQFRQTRVKAIAAAPGVAVAPGWVDETQPLLDQVSAASTLDVQRERERLVLAMGEAGNEFRRFSKRFTASVQKESAAIFDLYSHLLTDARLKKDLFAEIDRGSVAEWAVKTVIEKFAEQFASLQDQYLRERAGDLRVLGQRLLFHLDDTLVGTNAWPERFVLVADELTATTLAELPPERLAGVVVRDGAANSHAAILTRAMGIPTVMGADIIPAQLNKRLLIVDGYRGELLIDPEPVLVQEYQRLISEENALSKMAEGVVEQPGELKSGERVQVMLNAGLSPEHEQKLDNWVDGIGLYRTEIPFMLHNGFPSEEEQVAQYQGMLQLFYDKPVTLRTLDVGADKQLPYMPISEENPCLGWRGIRLTLDQPEIFLVQVRAMLRANVASGNLSILLPMISHIDEIDDARRLIDRAGREVEEMLGYVIPKPRIGVMIEVPSMLFMIPHLADRVDFISVGTNDLTQYLLAVDRNNTRVANLYDPLHPAMLRALQSIAHEARQAKLELCLCGEMAGDPMCVALLVGMGYHHLSMNGKNIPRVKYLLRHLDHEETQKLSENGVAAHTASEVRHLVSAFMERRGLGGLIRGGR